A region of the Roseiflexus sp. RS-1 genome:
CAGGCTGCTGCGATCCAGGCGCATAAGCGCACCGACAATCAGCCCAACGACCCCGATTCCCAGACACAGTGCCACAGACGCGGCAATGATGCGCGCTGCCTCGTCGCCGGTCACATCGATCCGCACAATCGTGGTGAAGATCAATGCAGGACCAAGAACATACATGCTTAAGCGATTGAGTGATGGGAGATCCAGTTCGAAGCGGCGTCGCAGCGCATATCCGCACACCACGACCACCGTCACCGGGAGGAGGACTTCAATGAAAGCCGAAACGATGAACATGCAACCCATCCATCGGCGGTGCAATGCACAAAACAATTCCTCACAGGGCGCAAACGCACCCCATCGTCCATCATCAAGATGGAAAGATGACTAACGTATCAACGTATCAAAAATCAGGAGATCGACCAGACGCTCAACCGGTGCGCGATCATCGGTGAAAGGCGCGAAGGTTGCCGTAGATTGGCGCGTTGGAATATACACCCGTTCAAGGGTGCGCCGCAATGCCGGATGTTCGAGACGCTCATATGCATCGAGCAGATTGGCGTATCCATCGCCGACGTTGCGATTCACGCCAATGATGATCTGATTACTGAGACGCGCCGTTTCGATCACAAAAACCTGAGGAAAAACCTGCTCCATGGTCGCAACAATCGCCTGACTCAGGCGGTCGTCGCCATTGGGACCCAGCCCGGCATTGACGACTGCCACGCCATCGGGAGCAAGATGGTGTTGCACCAGTTGAAAAAACTCGACCGTCGTCAGATGGAAGGGGATGTAGGGTTGGTGATAGGCATCCATGCCGATGACATCGTAGACGCCGCCCTGCGTCGCCAGCCAGAAGCGCGCGTCTTCGGCGTAGACGTGGTAATTCGGATGCTCTGGACCGGTTGAGGCATCGCGCATGTTGAAGAAGCGTCGTCCCACTTCGATGATTTTGGGATCGATCTCGACTGCATCGATGCGCGTCTCAGGTCCGTAGATCGCCAGAAACTGCGCTGGCGTCGTTCCCGCCGCTGAGCCAAGCATTGCCAGGCTACGCACCGTCGTCGGATCACGCCCCGGTACAACAAACGGCGCAATCGCAAAGTAGTCCCATGGTCCGCCGCCGGTGAGTGTATCAAGCGGATCGCCATCGTAGGCGGTGTTGTAGATCGAATGGATCGCCAGACCTTCGTTCAGCAGCAGCACGACCTGCTGCCCATACTCCGGGTCGCGGCGCGTCGCAACCTGAATGTAATTGTAGGGCGATTCGTATTCAGCGATCAGGGTGCATCCGGCACATCCGGCTTCCTTCACCGGTCCCGCCGTGAAAAGCACATACCCTGAGAGCGCTGCTGTGAGCGCCAGCGCCGCCAGCGCCTTCCAGTTGCGCACACCAACCGCGCCGAGTACGGTCAACAAACCAGCGTAGACATACGTCGTGGCTGTGGTGCCAATTGCGGGAATAAGCACCAGAACGGTGAGGAATGTCCCCACGATTGAGCCAACGGTCGAGATGGCAGAGACCGTTCCGGCGGCAGCGCCGGCAACCTGCACGCCGGCTGCCGCGCGGTGCAACTGCAAACGCACTGCAAATGGTCCGACCATTGCCAGCAACGTGACCGGCACAGCGAACAACGCCAGCACGCCAAACAGCGCGCCGATGAAGCCGCCAACCGCGAGTTCGGCGACGGCGCGTTGCGCGAAACCAAGAATGGGGGCGGCAAGGAGCGGGATCAGCGCCGTCGCAACTCCCGATAGCAGAACA
Encoded here:
- a CDS encoding spermidine synthase encodes the protein MNQEVIVTSSEISRTTSHSARVLLSTVFLCGVGTLGVEMIASRLLAPYFGTSQPIWAAIIGLTLVYLAVGYHFGGRLADRHPDERVLYRIVLLSGVATALIPLLAAPILGFAQRAVAELAVGGFIGALFGVLALFAVPVTLLAMVGPFAVRLQLHRAAAGVQVAGAAAGTVSAISTVGSIVGTFLTVLVLIPAIGTTATTYVYAGLLTVLGAVGVRNWKALAALALTAALSGYVLFTAGPVKEAGCAGCTLIAEYESPYNYIQVATRRDPEYGQQVVLLLNEGLAIHSIYNTAYDGDPLDTLTGGGPWDYFAIAPFVVPGRDPTTVRSLAMLGSAAGTTPAQFLAIYGPETRIDAVEIDPKIIEVGRRFFNMRDASTGPEHPNYHVYAEDARFWLATQGGVYDVIGMDAYHQPYIPFHLTTVEFFQLVQHHLAPDGVAVVNAGLGPNGDDRLSQAIVATMEQVFPQVFVIETARLSNQIIIGVNRNVGDGYANLLDAYERLEHPALRRTLERVYIPTRQSTATFAPFTDDRAPVERLVDLLIFDTLIR